A single region of the Oleispira antarctica RB-8 genome encodes:
- a CDS encoding Adenylate cyclase, family 3, whose amino-acid sequence MEWFRIPQQRVSAYIGIVLSAYLIFLGLSINTNENHWLNRLDFLFYDTRFNASLSLAEKIEKTEKKETAEHKIIILDIDEKSLADEGRWPWSRHKLAELITRLKEYGAIVVAFDVVFSEPERNPVADVKQHLSNNKIDWKAPKDWLEIADGDKNFSRHISDMDVVLGYFFQDQIDIQVGQLPAPSYQLTAEQKSRLVSITKSGYAANLALLQQAASGAGFVSNFTDADGIIRRSPLVIRHGDALYPSLSLATVMSYLFVEKIDIETLPLGNVEVMTSIIAGGQKARTDVNGQVIIPFRGKQHSFPYISVTDVLQKKIDSNTLEGAIVLVGTSAIGLADLRATPVGTQYPGVEVHANIIQSLLSGEFPYRPEWEAGLTLSVLVFLGALLSLLLPKLGPISSVALSSLTLTIIVSGNFYLWHVYRLDLPIASTILLILMLTLLNLAYGYFRENASRRLLKGMFNQYVPQAHIERMLADPEAYQFTGDSKELTVLFADIRNFTTISEHLSAADLKSMLNQYFTPITKIIFDHEGTIDKYVGDMVMAFWGAPIEDGQHAHHAILAALEMQRITEVISTEFMARGLPEIKIGVGLNSGTMNVGDMGSSYRRAYTVLGDAVNLGSRLESITKFYGAGILVGERTAELCPDIVFAFVDRIQVKGKDEPIAVYQPLGIESDVTAEQKDEIARFSLAYADYLQQDWEQAVSKLIELKKDFPEIKLYQVYLDRIQDLREQTLTQDWDGVFRHTSK is encoded by the coding sequence ATGGAATGGTTTCGAATTCCGCAACAAAGAGTATCGGCCTACATTGGTATTGTACTATCGGCTTATTTGATTTTTTTGGGTTTAAGTATAAATACTAATGAAAATCATTGGTTAAATCGGCTTGATTTTCTTTTTTATGATACACGCTTTAATGCCTCGCTTTCGTTAGCAGAGAAGATAGAAAAAACAGAAAAAAAAGAAACAGCAGAACATAAAATTATTATCTTAGATATTGACGAGAAATCGTTGGCAGATGAAGGTCGCTGGCCATGGAGTCGTCATAAATTGGCTGAGTTGATAACCAGACTTAAAGAATACGGGGCTATTGTAGTCGCTTTTGATGTGGTCTTTTCTGAGCCAGAGCGAAACCCCGTCGCTGACGTAAAACAGCACCTTAGTAATAATAAAATTGATTGGAAGGCTCCCAAAGATTGGCTGGAAATAGCCGATGGAGATAAGAATTTTTCCCGCCATATTAGTGATATGGATGTTGTTTTGGGTTATTTCTTTCAAGATCAGATTGATATTCAGGTTGGACAATTACCAGCTCCGAGTTATCAGTTAACCGCAGAACAAAAGAGTCGACTAGTCTCTATTACTAAGTCAGGTTATGCAGCTAATTTGGCATTACTGCAGCAAGCGGCATCGGGTGCTGGATTTGTTTCAAATTTTACCGATGCCGATGGCATTATACGCCGCTCCCCTTTAGTTATCCGACATGGCGATGCGCTATACCCATCATTGTCCTTAGCGACAGTGATGAGTTATTTATTTGTGGAAAAAATAGACATTGAAACCTTACCGTTGGGCAATGTTGAAGTTATGACGTCTATCATCGCGGGTGGTCAAAAGGCTCGCACAGATGTTAATGGGCAGGTAATTATACCGTTTAGGGGCAAACAGCATAGTTTTCCATATATTTCTGTTACGGATGTTTTACAAAAAAAAATTGATTCAAATACTCTAGAGGGCGCGATTGTTTTGGTCGGCACTTCTGCTATTGGCCTAGCAGATTTACGGGCTACTCCCGTCGGAACTCAGTATCCAGGTGTCGAAGTTCATGCCAATATTATTCAGTCTTTATTATCCGGTGAGTTTCCTTATCGACCAGAGTGGGAGGCGGGTTTAACACTGTCTGTTTTGGTGTTCTTGGGGGCATTATTATCACTTTTGTTACCAAAGCTAGGCCCCATTTCTTCTGTTGCATTGAGCTCATTAACACTGACTATTATTGTAAGTGGTAACTTTTACTTATGGCACGTTTATCGGCTAGATTTACCCATTGCGAGCACGATACTGCTGATTTTAATGCTTACCTTATTAAACTTAGCGTATGGATATTTTCGTGAAAATGCGAGTCGTCGATTATTAAAAGGCATGTTCAATCAGTATGTTCCTCAGGCGCATATTGAACGCATGTTAGCGGATCCTGAGGCTTATCAATTTACCGGAGACAGCAAAGAATTAACGGTTTTATTTGCGGATATTAGAAATTTTACGACCATTTCTGAGCATTTATCCGCTGCGGATTTAAAGTCTATGTTGAATCAATATTTTACCCCGATTACTAAAATTATTTTTGATCATGAGGGGACCATCGATAAATATGTTGGGGATATGGTAATGGCATTTTGGGGAGCACCGATTGAAGATGGTCAGCACGCTCATCATGCTATTTTAGCCGCGTTAGAGATGCAGCGAATAACTGAAGTAATTAGTACTGAATTTATGGCTAGGGGGTTGCCAGAGATCAAAATTGGCGTGGGTTTAAACAGCGGAACTATGAACGTTGGAGATATGGGATCGTCTTATCGCCGAGCTTATACTGTATTGGGCGATGCCGTTAATTTAGGTTCGAGGTTGGAAAGTATTACTAAGTTTTATGGCGCAGGTATTTTAGTCGGTGAACGCACCGCAGAGCTATGCCCTGATATTGTTTTTGCATTTGTTGATCGTATTCAGGTAAAAGGAAAGGATGAGCCGATAGCCGTTTATCAACCTTTGGGTATTGAGTCCGACGTTACTGCTGAGCAGAAAGATGAGATTGCCCGCTTCTCGTTAGCGTATGCTGATTATCTTCAGCAAGACTGGGAGCAGGCGGTGAGCAAGCTGATTGAATTAAAGAAGGATTTTCCGGAAATAAAACTTTATCAAGTTTACCTCGATCGAATTCAAGACTTGCGTGAGCAGACGCTCACGCAAGATTGGGATGGGGTGTTTAGGCATACCAGTAAATAA